The Nitrospirota bacterium sequence GGAAGTGATGGCGAAGAAAGACAACTTTACGGCAGGGCTTGACATAGGTACAACTAAGATAAGTGTACTGGTTGCAGAACCTGCCGGTGATAACAAGATAAACATTCTCGGCACAGGTACAAGCCAGGCAAAGGGATTGAAGAAAGGTGTTGTTGTTAATATTGAAGAAACTGTTGATTCCATAATGAAGGCTGTTCAGGAGGCGGAACAAAAGACAGGGGTAAAGATAAAAAATGTTCATACCGGCATTACAGGCAGTCATATTACCGGTATTAACAGCAAAGGTGTAATAGGGATTAAAGAGCAGGAGGTATCAATGGCAGACATAGACAGGGCTATTGAAGCGGCCCGGGCTGTTGCCATACCACCTGACAGGGAGATACTGCATGTTATACCGCAGGAATTTATTATAGACGGACAGGGCGGCATTAAAAACCCTCTTGGCATATCCGGTGTGAGGCTTGAGGTGCAGGTACACATAATTACAGGGGCATCTAATTCTGTTCAGAATATTGTTAAGAGTATAAACAAGGCAGGGCTTGAGGTTGCAGATATTATCTTACAGCCGCTCGCATCCAGTGAGTCTGTGTTGACTCAGGATGAAAAGGACCTCGGTGTAGCACTTATAGACATCGGCGGCGGAACAACTGATGTGGCCTTATTCATTAATGGTTCTGTATTCCATACCGCTGTCATAGGATTAGGCGGACTCAACATTACAAATGACCTTGCTATAGGGCTTAGAACCACAACTACAGAGGCTGAGAGGCTTAAGGTTGAATATGGCTGTGCGCTTACTTCAAGGGCAAAGGAAGAAGATCCTATTGAGATCTCCGGAATAGGCGGCAGACCGCCCAGACTTGTCTCAAAACAGATGATCTCAGAGATAATCGAACCACGGGTTGAAGAGATTTTCACCATTGCATTAAAAGAGTTGAAGAAGATAGACTACACAGATCTGCTCTCATCAGGGATTGTTATTACAGGCGGCAGCAGCAGCATGGATGGTATGGTAGATGTAGCAGAAAAGATTACAGGTATGCCTGTCAGGGTAGGCATACCGAATACAGCAGGTATCCCGGCGGTATATAATCAACCAATGTACTCTTCAAGCATAGGTATACTGCTTTGTGCCTTACAACAACAGGGGATGCCGGAAAGGTCAGTCAAAAACGGCTATGCGTTTAATAATATTTTCAAGGTGATGAAAGGCTGGTTTAGCGGGGTGTTTTAAGTGCGATACGATAAAAATTCCCTCCCCTTCAAGGGGAGGGTTAGGGTGGGGATGGGTTTTAAGAAATAAGAGAACATATTAAAAAGGAGGATCAATAATGTTTGAATTAGAAGAAATTATTGAGGGCGGGGCAAAGATTAAGGTTGTCGGGGTCGGCGGGTGCGGCAGTAATGCCGTAAATAATATGATAGCCGCAAACCTCATCGGTGTGGAGTTTATTGCAATCAACACTGATGTGCAGGCACTCAAAGGCTCAAAGGCGGCATCACGTATACAGATCGGCAATAAACTCACAAAGGGTCTTGGGGCCGGCGCTAATCCGGATGTAGGCAGGGATGCGGCACTTGAAGATGAAGATGTGCTTAGAGAGATACTTGCCGATACTGACATGGTATTTGTTACTGCGGGGATGGGAGGCGGTACCGGTACAGGGGCCGCACCGGTGATCGCTGATATAGCAAAGGGTCTTGGGGTACTGACCGTTGCTGTTGTAACAAAGCCGTTTCAGTATGAGATGGGGAAGAGGATTGCTTATGCTGAAAGGGGCCTTGATGAACTGAAAAAATATGCTGATACAGTTATCGTTATTCCTAATGAACGTGTCAGGAGTATGGTTGAGAAGAGTACGCCTGCTACAGAGGCATTTAAGTTAGCTGATGATGTATTAAGGCAGGCAGTACAGGGGATATCTGATATTATAACGAGGCCCGGTTATATTAATGTAGACTTTGCTGATATAAGGACAATAATGAGTTTCACAGGCCGTGCTGTTATGGGCATGGGGTCAGGTTCCGGAGAAGGAAGGGCTATGGAGGCAGTGAAGCGTGCTATAGCAAGCCCTCTGCTTGAAGAGAATTCCATTGAAGGTGCAAAGGGTATCTTAATTAACATATCAGGGGGTGCAGACCTCTCCCTCCATGAGATGTCAGAGGCATCATCTATTATCCAGAAGGCGGTTGATGCAGATGCACATGTAATATTGGGATGCGTAATAGATGAAACACTTGGAGACAAGGTAACTGTTACAGTTATAGCAACCGGCTTTGATGCAGTCAAACCGGTTGCAGCATCAATAAGACAACTACAGCTTGTCAGTGCCGGAGATTCAATGGAATCAGAATATGAAAAACCTGCCTTTATGAGAAAGACCGGAAATCATGAATACAGAAACGATGCACTACATGCAGAGGAAGATGACCTGGAACTACCGGCATTTTTAAGGAGAAAACTGAATTAAAGATGAGTGCAGACACTTTAACAGAAACTAATGAAAAACAATATCTGTCTTTGCCTGAGCTTGAAAGAGATGGGATAAGGCATTTTTTTACAATTAGGAAGAATAATGCTTATAAAAATCCCCCTCCCCTTAATCCCCTCCCGCAAGGGGAGGGGAGATATGAAGTACAATCAAGGGGAGATGGTCAGGGGGATCCGCAGAATTCCCTCCCCTTCAAGGGGAGGGTTAGGGTGGGGATGGGGTTCGCTACCGATAATCTCATCCTCGCAAAGCAGGTACACGGAGACGACATCCTTATTATTGATAAACCGGTGGATGATGTAAAAAAGCTTAAAGAGTATGCAACTGCTAAACAGTGTGATGCAATAATTACAAATCAGAGAAATGTCGGCATTGGTGTTGTAAGCGCTGACTGCCTCCCTGCCCTCCTGTATGACCCTGTTCATTCTGTTATTGCAGCAGTACATGCAGGCTGGAGGGGAACGCTGAAAGGGATAATGTCAAAGGTTGTATGTCAGATGATGGATATGTTTGATTGCAGACCTGAAGATATAGTTGCCGGAATTGGTCCTGTAATAGGGGAATGTTGTTATGAAGTCGGGGACATTGTTGCTAAGCCTATTAACGAATCAAACCCTGCATGGGGATCATTTTTAAAGCCATTAGAAAACGGTAGATCAATACTTAATCTTACAGGTCTTAATAGTTTTCAGATAGAAGCGGTGGGTGTACAAAGAACGAACATTTTCAATTTGGGCTTGTGTACATCATGCAACAAAGACCTGTTCCCATCATATAGAAGGGATGGTATAGGGACTGGAAGAATAATCAGCGGAATTGAAATGAAAAGTGAACAGTGAGCAGAAGTAAGAGGTTAGATGAAAGAAGCAAGAAGTTAGAAGTAAGAATCGTAACAGAGATTCCCCCTCCGCAAATTCAAATGACGGGAGGGGGTACTTAAATTATCCCCTCCCCCTTGAGGGGGGAGGGTTAGGGTGGGGGTGAGCAACGGCCATTTCCGCAAAACTATGAGAAGTACCATTGCAGAGCGGCTGCAAATAATACAAAAGAGGATAGCTTATGCGGCAGGTCGTGCCGGAAGAAGCCCGGAGGAGATAACACTGGTTGTAGTTTCAAAGGGTTTCAGTATAGACAGGATAAAAGAGGCAATAGATGCAGGGGTAACGATATTCGGTGAAAACAAGGTACAGGAGTTATTGCCTAAGATAGAGGCAGTTGGACACGGAGTGCCGATGCCGATAGCCTGGCACTTTATAGGACACTTACAGGGGAACAAGGTAAAATACATTACAGGAGAGGTTGATTTGATTCACTCTATAGATAGTCTGAAATTAGCTGAAGAAGTAAACTTCAGGGCTGGTAAAAAAGGGATTGTTCAGAATATCCTGCTTGAGGTAAATGTCTCAGGAGAAGAGAGCAAGTTCGGCATACATCCTGATGAAACGGCTGATATTGTAACAGGAGTTTCTAAGTTAAGTAATGTGGCATTGAAAGGGTTGATGACTATTGCACCATATTCAGAAAATCCTGAGGACTCAAGACCCCATTTCCGTAAACTTCGTGAAATCAGGGATGACCTTAAACGCATAGTTTGGCAATCCCCTCTCCCCTTGCGGGAGAGGGATAGGGTGAGGGGGGGGTATCTCCATGACCTTTCCATGGGCATGAGCAATGACTTTGAGACAGCAATAGAAGAAGGTGCGACATTAGTGAGAGTAGGGTCAGCGATATTTGGAGAGCGCGGCGTTCACAAAGGGCCATGAAAATCAGCGGGACAAGAATGTCCCGCCTATCCTCGTAGAAATGGATAGGCGGGGTTTTCTTACCCCGCCGGAAGGGATTTTCGAGTGAAAAGAAAAAAACTTTGCATACTCGGTACAGGCAATATGGGAGATGCTATACTGAGTGGCATACTTTCTGCAAGATTATATAAGAAGAGTGATATTATTGTTTCAGATATATCTGAAGAAAGGCTGTCAAAGGTAAGATCAAAACACGGGATAGAGACCATACAGCATAATATTGAGGCATGTACCTCCTCAAGAAATATTATTATTGCTGTTAAGCCGGGCTCCATGAAATCCCTGTTAGAAGAAATATCCGACACCATAAGCGAATCACATGTAATCGTATCTGTTGCAGCCGGCGTATCAATCAGCAGGATTCAGGGGTGGTTAAAAAAGGATGTGCCGGTAATC is a genomic window containing:
- the ftsA gene encoding cell division protein FtsA, translating into MAKKDNFTAGLDIGTTKISVLVAEPAGDNKINILGTGTSQAKGLKKGVVVNIEETVDSIMKAVQEAEQKTGVKIKNVHTGITGSHITGINSKGVIGIKEQEVSMADIDRAIEAARAVAIPPDREILHVIPQEFIIDGQGGIKNPLGISGVRLEVQVHIITGASNSVQNIVKSINKAGLEVADIILQPLASSESVLTQDEKDLGVALIDIGGGTTDVALFINGSVFHTAVIGLGGLNITNDLAIGLRTTTTEAERLKVEYGCALTSRAKEEDPIEISGIGGRPPRLVSKQMISEIIEPRVEEIFTIALKELKKIDYTDLLSSGIVITGGSSSMDGMVDVAEKITGMPVRVGIPNTAGIPAVYNQPMYSSSIGILLCALQQQGMPERSVKNGYAFNNIFKVMKGWFSGVF
- the ftsZ gene encoding cell division protein FtsZ — its product is MFELEEIIEGGAKIKVVGVGGCGSNAVNNMIAANLIGVEFIAINTDVQALKGSKAASRIQIGNKLTKGLGAGANPDVGRDAALEDEDVLREILADTDMVFVTAGMGGGTGTGAAPVIADIAKGLGVLTVAVVTKPFQYEMGKRIAYAERGLDELKKYADTVIVIPNERVRSMVEKSTPATEAFKLADDVLRQAVQGISDIITRPGYINVDFADIRTIMSFTGRAVMGMGSGSGEGRAMEAVKRAIASPLLEENSIEGAKGILINISGGADLSLHEMSEASSIIQKAVDADAHVILGCVIDETLGDKVTVTVIATGFDAVKPVAASIRQLQLVSAGDSMESEYEKPAFMRKTGNHEYRNDALHAEEDDLELPAFLRRKLN
- the pgeF gene encoding peptidoglycan editing factor PgeF; amino-acid sequence: MSADTLTETNEKQYLSLPELERDGIRHFFTIRKNNAYKNPPPLNPLPQGEGRYEVQSRGDGQGDPQNSLPFKGRVRVGMGFATDNLILAKQVHGDDILIIDKPVDDVKKLKEYATAKQCDAIITNQRNVGIGVVSADCLPALLYDPVHSVIAAVHAGWRGTLKGIMSKVVCQMMDMFDCRPEDIVAGIGPVIGECCYEVGDIVAKPINESNPAWGSFLKPLENGRSILNLTGLNSFQIEAVGVQRTNIFNLGLCTSCNKDLFPSYRRDGIGTGRIISGIEMKSEQ
- a CDS encoding YggS family pyridoxal phosphate-dependent enzyme, with translation MRSTIAERLQIIQKRIAYAAGRAGRSPEEITLVVVSKGFSIDRIKEAIDAGVTIFGENKVQELLPKIEAVGHGVPMPIAWHFIGHLQGNKVKYITGEVDLIHSIDSLKLAEEVNFRAGKKGIVQNILLEVNVSGEESKFGIHPDETADIVTGVSKLSNVALKGLMTIAPYSENPEDSRPHFRKLREIRDDLKRIVWQSPLPLRERDRVRGGYLHDLSMGMSNDFETAIEEGATLVRVGSAIFGERGVHKGP